A DNA window from Candidatus Latescibacter sp. contains the following coding sequences:
- a CDS encoding type 1 glutamine amidotransferase: MVENMRIHFFYHASFEGPGAILSWAKSRGHTITETSMFRGEQLPDAEYFDWLIVMGGPMGADDELLYPWLASEKEYIKSAITKGKTVLGVCLGAQILAKVLGGRVYRNEHSEIGWFPVRLTPEARNSPVFKVLPGEFVPFHWHGDTFTVPQGGVRMAESNACALQAFACGDRVYGLQFHLESTTDSISAMIRECSGDLKSGEFIQKPDEMLSKMQYIKKIQKIMHIFLDRVAEVSSGNQQ, translated from the coding sequence AAGGTCCGGGCGCCATTCTATCCTGGGCTAAGAGCCGCGGGCACACGATTACCGAAACCAGTATGTTCCGGGGAGAACAACTGCCTGATGCAGAATATTTCGATTGGCTGATTGTAATGGGCGGGCCGATGGGCGCTGATGATGAGCTGCTCTATCCATGGCTCGCCTCGGAGAAAGAATATATAAAGAGTGCAATAACCAAAGGGAAAACGGTGTTGGGAGTATGTCTGGGAGCGCAGATTCTGGCGAAAGTGCTCGGGGGAAGAGTCTATCGGAATGAACACAGCGAAATCGGATGGTTCCCCGTTCGCCTTACTCCTGAGGCACGAAATTCCCCGGTTTTCAAAGTTCTTCCCGGGGAATTTGTTCCGTTTCACTGGCATGGGGATACATTTACCGTTCCACAGGGGGGTGTCAGGATGGCGGAGAGTAATGCCTGCGCTTTACAGGCATTTGCCTGTGGGGATCGTGTGTATGGCCTGCAGTTTCATCTCGAATCGACAACGGATAGCATTTCTGCAATGATACGGGAATGTTCCGGAGACCTTAAATCCGGTGAGTTCATACAAAAACCGGATGAAATGCTCTCGAAAATGCAGTATATTAAGAAAATACAAAAAATCATGCATATTTTTCTCGACCGGGTGGCAGAGGTGTCTTCAGGCAATCAGCAATGA
- a CDS encoding ABC-ATPase domain-containing protein, with protein sequence MEISIKKIDDLRKVLFSLDGQRIGAYRELAGEYDYGDFILTVDYIPDDPSKQSSRMRARVSLDTAKFPRDVFNTRSREIGARDFLVRAICSTAARFSRPVTGIKGGKVIIDRPGQEILENTALVLGNDCIEVRFSVDLPVKRERIPGQQAAALFIDTIPRIIRECLIFKNLDGEGLAEWIETNEDADAARLMLDGLGLAAFVADGSVLPRISFVDPRALVKDAAPFKAPDELAVTLDLPNAGKVRGMGIPKGITLVTGGGAQGKSTLLDALALGVYNHIPEDGRELVVTAEDAVGIRAEEGRRIENVDISPFFSSLERGMDTRHFSAPFASPAVSQAANIMEAVEIGTSLLIIDESTSAADIMDHDARMQELIPADQETVTTLVDILPLLKSQNKISVIIAANCAGDYLEIADTVISLNRFQPFFATTDAKRIVAEHPSGRTSRAGDFPSVIERLPLSHSLEPYKNPSPDRSRFYGRGFIQYGDEFIDCSKVVQLVSHSQGRSISRSIALVHRLMDSSKSLADAVEKVMERVNGVGLDTLSGRLMGDLASFRPYELAAAINRMRRVKVK encoded by the coding sequence ATGGAGATAAGTATCAAAAAAATTGATGATTTGAGAAAAGTTCTTTTTTCTCTGGATGGCCAGCGCATCGGCGCCTACAGAGAGCTTGCCGGAGAGTACGATTACGGCGATTTTATACTTACGGTTGACTATATTCCCGATGACCCTTCCAAACAATCCTCCCGGATGCGTGCGCGGGTTTCTCTGGATACAGCTAAATTCCCCCGCGATGTCTTCAACACCAGAAGCCGTGAGATCGGCGCCCGTGATTTCCTGGTCAGAGCGATCTGTTCCACCGCGGCGCGATTTTCCCGACCGGTTACCGGGATAAAAGGGGGAAAAGTAATTATAGACCGGCCCGGCCAGGAAATACTTGAGAACACCGCTCTAGTGTTGGGGAATGATTGCATCGAGGTGCGGTTTTCCGTGGATTTACCCGTAAAGAGAGAAAGAATTCCCGGACAGCAGGCTGCCGCTCTTTTCATCGATACCATTCCCAGGATAATCCGGGAGTGCCTGATATTCAAAAACCTGGACGGAGAAGGACTGGCGGAGTGGATCGAAACGAATGAGGATGCCGATGCCGCCCGATTAATGCTTGACGGACTGGGCCTGGCCGCATTTGTCGCCGATGGAAGTGTGCTTCCCCGCATTAGTTTCGTTGATCCCCGTGCCCTTGTTAAAGACGCAGCGCCGTTCAAAGCTCCCGATGAACTGGCTGTAACCCTAGATCTTCCCAATGCCGGAAAGGTGAGAGGAATGGGGATCCCCAAAGGGATAACTCTGGTTACCGGAGGCGGTGCGCAGGGGAAATCCACCCTCCTCGATGCTCTTGCTCTGGGAGTATATAATCACATCCCGGAAGATGGGAGGGAGCTGGTTGTCACAGCAGAGGATGCAGTCGGTATCCGCGCCGAGGAAGGCCGCCGCATAGAGAATGTGGACATATCCCCGTTTTTTTCTTCTCTGGAACGGGGGATGGATACCAGGCATTTCTCCGCACCGTTCGCTTCCCCCGCTGTATCCCAGGCCGCCAATATCATGGAAGCTGTAGAGATCGGGACATCCCTCCTCATTATAGACGAATCAACCTCCGCGGCTGATATCATGGATCATGATGCCCGTATGCAGGAGCTTATACCCGCCGACCAGGAGACGGTCACCACGCTGGTCGATATTCTTCCGCTTCTCAAAAGCCAAAATAAAATATCGGTCATTATCGCTGCAAATTGCGCGGGAGATTACCTTGAAATAGCGGATACGGTTATTTCACTGAACCGTTTTCAACCGTTTTTCGCCACCACAGATGCGAAGAGAATTGTAGCGGAGCATCCTTCGGGGAGAACTTCGCGTGCTGGTGATTTTCCTTCAGTAATCGAACGCCTTCCGCTCAGTCACAGCCTTGAGCCGTATAAAAATCCTTCCCCGGATCGTTCGAGATTTTACGGCCGTGGGTTTATCCAGTATGGGGATGAATTCATCGACTGTTCCAAGGTAGTCCAGCTGGTCAGCCATTCTCAGGGAAGGTCGATCTCCCGGAGCATTGCCCTGGTACACAGACTTATGGACAGCTCGAAATCTCTCGCCGATGCAGTGGAAAAAGTAATGGAGAGAGTGAATGGTGTCGGTCTTGATACCCTGTCCGGCCGATTGATGGGCGATCTGGCCTCGTTTCGCCCCTATGAACTTGCTGCGGCCATCAACCGGATGAGAAGGGTGAAAGTAAAATAA